In Triticum aestivum cultivar Chinese Spring chromosome 5B, IWGSC CS RefSeq v2.1, whole genome shotgun sequence, the following proteins share a genomic window:
- the LOC123117412 gene encoding FBD-associated F-box protein At5g60610-like gives MPTRDPRRGSPPEPFIGVSMEHAEDLLQGHGFGPEMLGVGLDMMRTVVHRSLPKPPVSTAVPLSLAGAAWVPGGADRISALPEHVLQDIISRLPAADAARTSALASRWRPLWRSAPLVVADTHFLPNGRQIALGVGEEESPGLADLVTRVLAAHPGPFRCVHLTRTAMDAHRGEIARWLDVLAAKGVQELAFINRPWPLDIRLPATLFRCAPLTRLFLSAWRLPDTAAVPRSAAFPNLRELGLSLVAMEDRDLAFLLDRSPVLEILTIVAAQGGVRLRLISHSVRCVQLCYSILEDILVVDAPRLERLLQWTWGLGSNSDKCCRVKIGHAPNLRAIGYLQPGEHDLEIGNTAIKAGTKLSTSTLVPSVQNLALELTFQVRNDLKKVHNFLRCFPNIETLHIRSEKARGESTGKVGLKFWLEGGPIACIRQHLKKIIFHDFRGSTNETAFLKFIAENARVLENMVIVVSDWLLSSGVDVRAILKHLTCAKWASGACKFQVFKSILREGERPVYGVRLASEVLPSDPFDKIYYREPLL, from the exons ATGCCAACCCGAGACCCTCGCCGTGGCTCCCCACCGGAGCCGTTCATCGGCGTCAGCATGGAGCACGCGGAGGACCTCCTGCAGGGCCACGGCTTCGGCCCCGAGATGCTGGGGGTCGGCTTGGACATGATGAGAACCGTCGTCCACCGCTCCCTCCCCAAGCCGCCCGTCTCCACCGCCGTCCCTCTCTCGCTCGCCGGCGCGGCTTGGGTCCCCGGCGGCGCCGACCGCATCAGCGCCCTCCCAGAACACGTCCTCCAGGACATCATCTCCCGCCTCCCCGCGGCGGACGCTGCGCGCACCTCGGCGCTCGCCTCGCgctggcgccccctctggcgctcgGCGCCCCTCGTCGTCGCCGACACCCACTTCCTTCCCAACGGACGGCAGATCGCGCTCGGCGTCGGCGAGGAGGAATCGCCCGGGCTCGCCGACCTCGTCACCCGCGTGCTCGCGGCGCACCCGGGGCCCTTCCGCTGCGTCCACCTAACCCGCACCGCCATGGACGCGCACCGGGGAGAGATCGCGCGCTGGCTCGACGTCCTCGCCGCCAAGGGCGTCCAAGAGCTCGCCTTCATTAACCGCCCGTGGCCGCTCGACATCCGCCTCCCCGCCACGCTCTTCCGCTGCGCCCCCCTGACGCGCCTCTTCCTCAGCGCCTGGAGGCTCCCGGACACGGCCGCCGTACCGCGCTCCGCCGCCTTCCCCAACCTCCGGGAGCTCGGCCTCTCCCTCGTCGCGATGGAGGACCGCGACCTCGCCTTCCTGCTCGACAGAAGCCCCGTCCTGGAGATCCTCACCATCGTTGCGGCTCAGGGCGGAGTGCGCCTCCGCCTTATCAGCCACAGCGTGCGGTGCGTTCAGCTCTGCTATTCCATCCTGGAGGACATCTTGGTGGTGGACGCCCCTCGCCTGGAGAGGCTCTTGCAGTGGACTTGGGGCCTCGGCAGTAACTCCGACAAGTGCTGCAGGGTCAAGATTGGCCATGCACCCAACCTGCGTGCTATTGGATACCTTCAACCAGGAGAGCATGACTTGGAGATTGGCAACACCGCTATCAAG GCTGGGACTAAGTTGAGCACCAGCACCCTTGTCCCGAGTGTCCAGAACTTGGCCTTGGAACTCACATTCCAAGTTCGCAATGACCTCAAGAAGGTGCATAACTTCCTCCGATGTTTTCCCAACATCGAGACGCTCCATATTAGG TCCGAAAAGGCTCGTGGGGAGTCTACTGGCAAGGTCGGTCTCAAGTTTTGGCTCGAGGGCGGTCCCATTGCGTGTATCCGGCAGCACTTGAAGAAGATAATTTTCCATGACTTCCGAGGGTCGACAAATGAAACTGCTTTCCTCAAGTTCATCGCTGAGAATGCTCGGGTGCTGGAGAATATGGTTATTGTGGTGTCCGATTGGTTGTTGTCTTCGGGAGTTGATGTGCGTGCTATACTGAAGCATCTGACTTGTGCAAAATGGGCCAGCGGAGCTTGTAAGTTTCAAGTTTTCAAGAGCATACTCAGGGAAGGGGAGCGTCCGGTTTATGGGGTCCGACTAGCTTCTGAGGTTTTGCCATCCGACCCTTTTGACAAGATCTACTATCGTGAACCACTGTTGTAG